A genomic window from Silene latifolia isolate original U9 population chromosome Y, ASM4854445v1, whole genome shotgun sequence includes:
- the LOC141630332 gene encoding uncharacterized protein LOC141630332 encodes MAAVSNKILFELSKLEPLDETTPPSSVAVKSNEETIKKHDKDNKTAKFHLLTHMSNSLFYLFSVHKSAKTIWELLEKKYGANDAGKKKYVVGQWLGFQMVDDKPIMDQVHVDENLCADVTNEGMKVDEIFLANVLLEKFPPSWNEYRNHLKHKKKDLSLQELVGYMRTEEANRLKDKSVQLSLTTVKANLVETGGSSKEDRFKGKGKAKAGQGESKGHNAKKAGQGKFIKPASKIQKPNLVCYVCGKSGHKAYQCPQKKVVAEANVAEANVAEKDDIIAAVVVEANLVANASDWILDTGASRLGHVNIDSIKKLKSMSLIPSLSSETHEKCPSCVEAKFAKKPNDMWGEAVLSACHILNRVLHKKLDKTPYKMWKGYAPNLSYLKVWGCLAKVGLPSFRRPTIGPKTYDCVFIGYAQNSSAYRFMSLSDRSISEARDAEFFEQVFPLKKETVSLPDAPVVSTVPINPTDSSMHASTSTSVDHAVEPRRSKRPRIEKSFGSDFIRTDAIRLHLSEIVGDICAFDELVSAFLIEDDPKTYDEAMRSIDVVFWKEAIKNELDSIVSNQTWELTDLPKGSRPISSKWIFKKKMRPDGTIERFKARLVVRGFTQKKDIDYFDTYSPVTKISTIRTLVALAAIHDLVVHQMDIV; translated from the exons ATGGCTGCCGTCTCAAACAAAATCCTGTTTGAATTGTCGAAATTGGAACCCTTAGACG AAACTACCCCACCTTCGTCTGTTGCTGTTAAGTCGAATGAGGAGACTATTAAGAAACATGACAAGGATAACAAAACTGCTAAGTTCCATCTCCTTACTCATATGTCGAATtccctcttttatttattttcggtCCATAAATCTGCTAAGACTATATGGGAATTGTTAGAGAAAAAATATGGGGCTAACGATGCGGGTAAGAAAAAATATGTTGTCGGGCAGTGGCTTGGGTTTCAAATGGTAGATGACAAACCAATTATGGACCAAGTTCATGTTGATGAGAACTTGTGTGCTGATGTCACTAATGAGGGAATGAAAGTAGATGAAATTTTCTTGGCTAATGTTTTGCTAGAAAAGTTTCCCCCTTCCTGGAATGAGTATAGGAACCATTTGAAACATAAGAAAAAAGATTTGTCCCTTCAAGAGCTGGTAGGCTACATGAGGACTGAAGAAGCTAATCGTCTGAAAGATAAGTCAGTCCAATTATCTCTTACTACTGTCAAAGCCAATCTTGTTGAAACCGGTGGGTCTTCAAAAGAAGATAGgttcaagggtaagggaaaggctaAAGCTGGTCAGGGTGAATCCAAGGGTCACAATGCCAAGAAAGCTGGTCAAGGGAAATTCATCAAACCTGCCTCAAAGATCCAGAAACCAAATCTGGTTTGCTATGTTTGTGGGAAATCGGGTCACAAAGCTTATCAGTGTCCTCAAAAGAAAGTTGTTGCTGAAGCTAATGTTGCTGAAGCTAATGTTGCTGAAAAGGATGATATTATTGCTGCTGTAGTGGTAGAGGCTAATCTGGTTGCAAATGCTAGTGATTGGATTCTGGATACAGGGGCTTCAAG attaggtcacgTGAATATTGATTCGATTAAAAAGCTCAAATCTATGTCGCTTATTCCTTCGTTATCTTCAGAAACTCATGAGAAGTGTCCTAGTTGTGTCGAGGCCAAATTTGCTAAGAAACCTA atgatatgtggggggaagcggTGCTTTCagcttgtcatattcttaacaggGTACTTCATAAGAAACTAGACAAGACACCTTATAAGATGTGGAAAGGTTATGCTCCTAACTTAAGTTACCTTaaagtgtgggggtgtttggctaaagtaggCTTACCTAGCTTTAGGAGGCCAACCATTGGACCTAAGACTTATGACTGCGTTTTCATTGGTTATGCTCAAAACAGTTCTGCTTATAGGTTCATGTCTTTAAGTGACAGgtctatatctgaggctagagatgctGAGTTTTTTGAGCAGGTATTTCCTTTGAAGAAGGAAACAGTATCACTACCCGATGCCCCTGTTGTTTCTACTGTGCCTATTAACCCTACTGACAGTTCTATGCATGCGAGTACTAGTACTTCTGTGGATCATGCAGTTGAACCAAGAAGGAGCAAAAGGCCCAGAATTGAAAAGAGCTTCGGAAGTGATTTCATCAGAACTGATGCTATCAGACTTCACTTATCTGAAATCGTAGGTGATATTTGTGCTTTTGATGAGCTTGTTTCtgcttttttaatagaagatgatccaAAAACATATGATGAGGCTATGAGATCTATAGATGTTGTTTTTTGGAAAGAAGCTATTAAAAATGAACTAGATTCTATTGtttctaatcagacttgggagttaacTGATTTGCCTAAAGGTAGTAGACCCATTAGtagcaaatggatctttaaaaagaaaatgagacctgatggAACAATAGAAAGGTTCAAGGCCAGACTTGTGGTGAGGGggtttacacaaaagaaagacattgactattttgatacttactcacCTGTGACTAAAATTTCTACCATTAGAACTCTTGTTGCTTTGGCTGCTATTCATGATCTTgtagtacatcagatggat ATTGTGTGA